The DNA segment TGGCCCACGCCACCGACCACCAGAAGGAGCGGATCTGCCAGGCAAAGTGGGAGGCGTAGAGCGTGCCTCGGGTGTCGTCGCGCTTGACGTACCCGACCACGATGGCGATCAGCGCGGTGATGCCGCCGGTCAGCCAGAAAATGGCGTACAGCGCATAAAGGATGTGCGTCAGCTTGCGCAGGCTAGCGAGCCGGTCGTCGTCAGCGGTGATCACATCCCCCATCGTCGTTGCTCCTCGAAGCGGCTCGTAGTTGCGGGTTGCCGGCGGGGCCGGCGCGGTCATTCAACCGCCGTCGGCCTTGCGCTGTGCTTTTTCCTCAAGACCGGACAGTCCTTCGCGGCGAGCCAGCTCGTTGACCACGTCGGCCGGCTTCAGGCCGAAACGGGCGAGCAGCACCATGCTGTGGAACCAGAGATCGGCCACCTCGTACACCACCTTGCCGACCGCCTCCGGACCCAGGCCGGCAGCGCGAGCATCCTTGGCAGCCATCACGGTTTCGGTGGCTTCCTCGCCGATCTTCTTCAGGATGGCGTCGTCACCCTTGTGGAACAGGCGTGCCACGTAAGATTTGTCGGGGTCGCCGCCATTCTCCGGCTTGCGCGACTCCAGCACGGCGGCCAGGCGGGCCAGCACGTCCGCGCTGCTCAAGTGTTGTTCGCTCATGGCTTGGCCGCGTAGATGGTGGACGGATCCTTGAGCACGGGCTCGACGGTCTGCCAGTCACCACTCTCGGCGTCGCCCTCGAACTTCTGGAAAAAGCAGGAATGGCGCCCGGTGTGGCAGGCGATGCCGTCATTCTGGGTGACCTTGAGCAGGACCACGTCTTCGTCGCAATCCAGGCGCATCTCGTGCACCTTCTGCACGTGGCCGGATTCCTCGCCCTTATGCCACAGGCGCTTGCGCGAGCGCGACCAGAACACGGCCTCGCCGATCTCCGCGGTGCGCTGCAGCGCTTCGCGGTTCATGAACGCAAACATCAGCACGTCGTTCGAGCCGACTTCCTGGACGATCACCGGCACCAGGCCGTTGTCGTCCCACTTAACCTTGTTGAGCCACTTCTTTGCCATGTCGGTTCGCCGTGTTCAGATTCGCACCGGAATGCCCTCGCGGGCCATGAATGCCTTTGCTTCGCCAACGGTGTGCTCGCCGTAGTGGAAGATGCTGGCGGCCAGCACCGCGTCGGCGTGCCCCAGCTTGATGCCGTCGGCCAGGTCCTTCAGGCCGCCCACGCCACCCGAGGCGATCACCGGCACAGACACCGCGTCGCTGACAGCCCGCGTGAGCTCAAGGTCGAACCCGCTCTTGGTGCCGTCGCGGTCCATGCTGGTGAGCAGCAGCTCGCCGGCGCCGCGCGCGGCCATCTCGCATGCCCATGCCACGGCGTCCAGGCCGATGGCCTTGCGCCCGCCGTGGGTGAAGACTTCCCAGCGCGCCGGCTCGCCGGGCGCGGAGCTGCGCTTGGCGTCGATCGCGACCACGATGCACTGCGACCCGTAGCGCGCAGTGGCGTCCGACACCAGTTGCGGGTTGGCGATGGCCGAGGAGTTGACGCTGATCTTGTCCGCACCGGCATTGAGCAGGCGGCGCACGTCTTCCACGGCGCGCACGCCGCCACCTACCGTCAGCGGGATGAAGACCTGGGAGGCCACCGCCTCGATGATGTGCAGGATCAGGTCGCGGCCGTCGCTGGTCGCGGTGATGTCAAGAAAAGTGATTTCATCGGCACCCTGCTCGTCGTAACGGCGGGCGATCTCGACCGGGTCGCCCGCGTCGCGCAATTCGACGAAGTTGACACCCTTGACCACCCGCCCGTTGGTCACGTCGAGGCAGGGGATGATACGTTTGGCTAGCATGAGATTCCTTGCCCGCCACGGCGCTGCGCGCATGCACGGCGCCGGTGGCTGCAATTGTCGCGCGCGAGGCGCGTTGTCTTACTGCTCGGCGCCGAGCTTGTCGGCAAGCGCCTGGGCTTCGGCGAAATTGAGGTCGCCCGAATAGATCGCGCGGCCGCAGATGACGCCCTCGACACCATCCTTTTGCACACTGCACAGACGTTCGATGTCGGCCAGGTTGGACAGCCCGCCGCTGGCGATCACCGGAATCGTCGCCGACTGCGCCAGCTTGACGGTGGCATCGATATTGATGCCCTGCAGCATGCCGTCGCGGCCGATGTCGGTGTAGATGATGGCTTCCACACCGTAGTCCTCGTACTTGCGCGCGAGGTCGGCGACTTCGTGGCCGGTCAGCTTGCTCCAGCCGTCGGTGGCAACCTTGCCTTCACGAGCATCCAGGCCGACGATGATATGGCCGCCGAACGCCGTGCAGGCATCCTTGAGGAACCCGGGATTCTTGACCGCGGCCGTGCCGATGATCACGTACGACAGGCCGCCGTCGAGCCAGCGCTCGATGGTGTTCAGGTCGCGGATGCCGCCGCCGAGCTGGATCGGGATCTCATCGCCCACCTCGGCGATGATGGCCTTGATGGCAGCTTCATTGCGGGGCTTGCCCACGAACGCACCATTGAGGTCGACCAGGTGCAGGCGCCGTGCGCCCTGCTCCACCCAGTGACGTGCCATGGCGGCGGGATCTTCGGAAAAGACGGTGGCCTGGTCCATGTCGCCTTGTTTAAGGCGTACACATTGACCGTCCTTCAGGTCGATGGCCGGAATGAGCAACATAAGTGTGACGAGCGTGATTGAGTGAAAGAGAAAATTGAGCTAGCCACCGTGGCCGGCCAACTCGGTCCCGAAAAAGCCGCTATCGAGGTTCAGGGATTCCAATGCACGAAGTTCCGGTACAACTGCAAGCCCATGGCGGCGCTCTTTTCCGGGTGGAACTGCGTGGCAAAAATATTATCGCGCGCTACCGCGCTCGTAAATAAGACACCGTAGTCGGTTTCGCCGGCAATATGCGCCGGATCCTGCGCATGCACGTAGTAACTATGCACGAAATAGAACCAGCTTTCATCGGGGATGCCAGCCCACAGCGGATGGGCGCGCGCTTGCCGCACCCGGTTCCAGCCCATCTGCGGCACCTTGTAGCGTGAGCCGTCCGGCTGGGTCATGCCTTCCAGCTCGAAGCGGATCACCTCGCCGGGCAACAGCCCCAGGCAAGGCGTGCTGCCGTCCTGCGCCCTACTTTCCTTGCTGAAGTCGAACAGCATCTGTTCGCCAACGCACACGCCCAGCATCGGCTTGCTGGCAGCGGCCTCGATCACCGCCTGCTGCAGGCCGGACGCGCCCAGCGCGCCCATGCAGTCGGGCATCGCCCCCTGGCCGGGCAGCACCACACGGTCCGCCGCGCGGATCGCCTCGGGCTGGTCCACCACCTGCACGTCCGCCTCGGGCGCCGCCGCACGCAGGGCCTGTGCCACCGAGCGCAGGTTGCCCATGCCGTAATCCACAATTGCTATGGTAGTCATGATTTCAAAACAGGCAACAATGTCTTAAGCCCGTCCACAATGAATTCCACGGCCAGCGCCGATAGGATCAGTCCCATCAGGCGCGTGCCGATATTGATGCCAGTGCGGCCGATCACGCGCGCGATCGGGTCCGCCGCGCGGAATACTATATATACCACTGCACCAAGCGCGATCCCAATTCCGACCAGAATCAGCAACTGGTACCAGTGCTGGGTCTTGCCGGCATAGACGATTACCGTGCTGATCGAGCCAGGCCCAGTCAGCAAGGGCAGCGCCAGCGGCACCACCGCGATGCTGGCCTTGGCTTCCGCCTCGTCCTCTTCCTCGGGCGTCGCCTTGGTGCGGCTGGTCTGGGCGTTCAGCATGTTCATCGCCATCATGATCATGATGAGGCCACCGCCCACCTGGAGCGAGGCCACCGAGATATTGAAGAACTCAATGATCTGCTGGCCCAGCAAGGCGGAAATGCCCACTACCGTCGCCACCGAGATCGACGCGATCTTGATGGTATGCCGCTTTTCTTCCTCGGTCTGCTGGGTAGTCAGGCTGATGAAGAACGGGATGGCCCCGATCGGGTTGATCAGCGCCAGCAGCGAGATGAACGACTTAAGCGTATCCATCGGGTTGGGCTAATGTCGCGCTAATGCCGCGTTGGTGCCGCATCGGCACCACATTGATCGGAAATTTGCCGCCGGCGGCGCAGAACGCGCTGCCGTGCGAGGCTGGTGGACGCCGTTAAGGCTCAGCCGACGAGGGTGCCCTTGGTCGACGGAATCGTGTTGCCGGCGCGCGGATCCATTTCCACCGCCATGCGCAGCGCGCGGCCGAAGGCCTTGAACACGGTTTCGCATTGATGATGGGCATTGATGCCGCGCAGGTTGTCGATATGCAGCGTCACCGCGGCATGGTTAACGAACCCGCGGAAGAACTCGATGGTCAGGTCCACGTCGAAGCTGCCCACCCGCGCGCGGGTAAACGGCACGTGGAACTCCAGGCCCGGGCGGCCGGAGAAGTCGATCACGACGCGCGACAGGCATTCGTCCAGCGGCACATAGCTGTGGCCGTAGCGGGTGATGCCCTTCTTGTCGCCGATGGCCTTGGCAACGGCCTGGCCGAGCGCGATACCGACGTCTTCCACCGTGTGGTGGTCATCGATATGGGTGTCGCCGCTGGCTTCGACCTCGAGGTCGAACATGCCATGGCGGGCGATCTGGTCCAGCATGTGGTCGAGGAACGGCACGCCGGACGCCAGTTTCTGGCGGCCGGTGCCATCGAGATTCAGCGAAACGCGAATTTGCGTTTCCGAAGTATTGCGGGTGACCTCTGCAACACGCATGGTGTTAATCCTGCAACGCCGCCTGGAAGGCAGCGAGAAATTGCGCGTTCTCTTCGGGAGTGCTGACCGTGACGCGCAGACAGTTGGCCAGCAATGGGTGCATTTTACCCACGTTCTTGATCAAAACCTTGCGCGCGAGCACCCCGTCGAACACACGGGCGGAATCGTCGACGCGCACCAGCAGGAAATTGGCGGCGCTCGGGTAGACCGTCACGCCCGGCAAGGCGGCCAGTGCGCTGGCCACGGTGGCACGCTCGGCGCGCAGTTGCGCGGCCTGCTGGTCCAGCACGTCGACATGCTCCAGCACGAACAGCGCGGTGGCCTCGGTCAGCACATTGACGTTGTACGGCGGGCGCACCTTGTCGATCTGCGAGAGCCAGGCCGGCGCACCGGCCAGGTAACCCAGCCGGATGCCAGCCAGGCCCAGCTTGGACACGGTGCGCATCACCAGCAGGTTGCCGAACTCGGCCAGGCGCGGCATCCAGGTATCCTGGGCGAACGGCTGGTAGGCCTCGTCGACCACCACCAGGCTCTGGCAGGTCTCGCCCTGGGCGGCGCGCACGATGGCTTCCATGTCATCCGCATCGAACAGGTTGCCGGTGGGATTGTTGGGGTAGGCCAGGTAAATGATAGCCGGCTGGTGCTCGGCCATGGCCGCGAGCATGGCGGCCCGGTCGAGCGTGAAATCCGCCTTGAGCGGCACGCCGACGAATTCCAGCCCGGCAAACTGGGCGGACATGGCGTACATGACGAAGCCCGGTACCGGTGCCAGCACCTTGGCGCCCGGCTTGGCGGCGGCCAGCGACAACATGCTGATGATCTCGTCCGAGCCGTTGCCCAGCAGCACGTCCATGCCCGCGGGCACGTCCATGACCGTTTTCAGGCGCGCGCGCAGCACTTCGCTGCTCGGCACCGGATAGCGGTTCAGCGCCACCTCGGCCAGCCGCGCGGCCAGCTTTGCGCGCAGCGCGTCGGGCAGCTGGTAAGGGTTCTCCATCGCGTCCAGCTTCACCAGACCGTGCGAATCCGGCACATGGTAGGCGCCCATGGCGCGTACGTCGTCACGGATGATGCGTTCGATCAGGGAAGGCTGCACTACGGACATTGGATTACCTCGTTGGTCGGTGGTTGTCGGTGCTGATTGGATTGCTGCAATCCGGCCGGGCGCCGAGAAAACCGGAACCCGGCCGCTGTGCCTCAGTTACGCCTGAGGCGATACTCGGCGCTGCGGGCGTGGGCCTGCAAGCCCTCGCCATAGGCCAGCTCGGCGGCGATCTGGCCCAGCATCTGGGCGCCCTGCTCGCTCACTTCGATCAGGCTGGAGCGCTTCTGGAAGTCGTACACGCCCAGCGGCGACGAGAAACGCGCGGTGCGCGAGGTCGGCAGCACGTGGTTGGGCCCCGCACAATAGTCGCCCAGCGACTCGCTGGTATAGCGGCCCAGGAAGATGGCGCCGGCGTGGCGGATCTTCTCGGCCCAGTGGCGCGGGTTCTCGGCGGAAATCTCCAGGTGCTCCGGCGCGATCGCGTTGGCGATCTCGCAGGCCTCGTCCATGTCGCGTACCCGGATCAGCGCGCCGCGCCCGGACAGCGACGCACGGATGACGTCGCGGCGCGGCATGGCGTCAAGCTGGCGGTGGATGCTTTCTTCCACCTGGGCCAGGTAGTTCGAGTCCGGGCACAGCAAAATGGACTGCGCGAGCTCATCGTGCTCGGCCTGCGAGAACAGGTCCATCGCCACCCAGTCCGGATCAGTGGTGCCGTCGCAGATCACCAGGATCTCGGACGGGCCGGCGATCATGTCGATGCCAACGGTGCCGAACACGCGGCGCTTGGCCGCCGCCACATAGGCGTTGCCCGGGCCAACGATCTTGTCTACCTGGGGCAGTGAGCCCGTGCCGTAAGCCAGCGCGCCAACCGCCTGCGCGCCGCCGATGGTAAACACGCGGTCCACGCCGGCGATCTGCGCCGCGGCCAGCACCAGCTCGTTGCGCACGCCGCCCGGCGTGGGCACGACCATGATGACTTCCTTGACGCCGGCCACGCGTGCGGGGATGGCGTTCATCAGCACGGACGACGGATACGCGGCCTTGCCTCCCGGCACATAGATGCCGACGCGGTCCAGCGGCGTCACCTTCTGTCCCAGCACGGTGCCGTCGGACTCGGTGTATTCCCAGCTGTGGCTGCCGCACTCGATCTTCTGCTTCTCGTGGTAGGCGCGCACGCGCGCCGCCGCGGTTTCCAGCGCGGCGCGGCGCTTGGGCTCGAGCTCCTCGAGCGCGGCTTCGAGCTTGGCCGGCGAGATCTCCAGCGCGGCCATGGAACTGGCTTCCACACGATCGAAGCGCTGCGTGTACTCCAGTACCGCGGCGTCGCCGCGTGCCTTTACATCGGCAAGGATCTGCGCCACGGCGCGATCGATGGCGTCGTCTTCACCGGCTTCGAACGCCAGTACCTTGCGCAACTCGGCGGCAAAGCCCTGCTCGGTTGAATCCAGCCGGCGGATTGCGAGGTTTTCCATAGAATTTTCGTTCATGACTCCATTCCCCAGGCTCTCTCTCGCGCGGCGTCAGGCCAGCGCGGCGGAGGCCCGTTCAAACGCGTCGAGAATCGGGGCAAGCCGCTCACGCTTGAGTTTGAGGGCAGCCTGGTTGACCACCAGGCGCGACGATATCTGCACGATCTCTTCCACTTCGACCAGGTTGTTGGCGCGCAAGGTCCCCCCGGTGCTGACCAGGTCGACGATGGCGTCGGCCAGTCCCACCAGCGGCCCGAGTTCCATCGAGCCATACAGCTTGATCAGGTCCACGTGCACGCCCTTCTTGGCGAAGTGCTCGCGCGCGGTCTGCACATATTTGGTGGCCACGGCCAGCCGCGCGCCCTGGCGCACCGCGCTGGCGTAGTCGAAGCCGGCCGAGGTTGCAACCGACATGCGGCACTTGGCGATATTCAGGTCGATCGGTGCGTAGAGCCCGGCCATGCCGTGTTCCATCAGCACGTCCTTGCCAGCCACGCCGAAGTCGGCCGCGCCGTATTGCACGTAGGTCGGCACATCGGAGGCGCGCACGATGATGACGCGCACGTCCGGATCGGAGGTGGGCAGGATCAGCTTGCGCGAGGTCTCCGGATCCTCGGTGACGTGGATGCCGGCCGCCTCGAGCAGCGGCATGGTTTCGGTGAAGATCCGGCCCTTGGAGAGGGCCAGCGTCAACTGGGTCGGGGAGGGGCTCATCTGCGTCCTTTTATCTTTTCGTGCGCTCAGGCGATGCGGCGGATCTTGGCGCCCACGGCCGACAGCTTGTCTTCCATGCGGTCATAGCCACGATCAAGGTGATAGATGCGGTCGATCACGGTCTCGCCCTCGGCCACCAGGCCGGCGATCACCAGGCTGGCGGAGGCGCGCAGGTCGGTCGCCATCACCTTGGCGCCCGACAGCCGGGGCACGCCGGTGACCACCGCGGTATTGCCTTCGACCGCGATGTCGGCGCCCAGCCGGCTCAGCTCCTGCACGTGCATGAAGCGGTTCTCGAAGATGGTTTCGGTAATGCGGGCCACGCCGCCGGCCACGCTGTTCAGCGCCATGAACTGCGCCTGCATGTCGGTTGGGAAGGCCGGGTATTCGGAGGTACGGAAACTCACCGACTGCGGGCGCTGGGCCATCGTCAGGCGGATCCAGTCTTCACCGGCCTCGATGGCGGCGCCGGCTTCGCGCAGCTTGTCGAGCACCGTGTCCAGGATATGTGGCGACACGCCGCGCAGCACCACATCGCCCAGCGTGGCGGCGGCCGCGCACAGGAAGGTGCCAGCCTCGATGCGGTCGGCGATCACGGCGTGGCTGGCGCCATGCAGGCGATCCACGCCCTGGATCACCAGGCGGTCGGTGCCGATTCCCTCGATACGAGCCCCCATCTTGACCAGCAGGTTGGCCAGGTCGGTCACTTCGGGCTCACGCGCGGCGTTCTCGAGCACGGTCTCGCCGTCGGCCAGCGTGGCGGCCATCAGCAGGTTCTCGGTGCCGGTCACGGTGATCATGTCGGTCACCACGCGCGCGCCCTTCAGGCGCTTGGCGCGGGCATGGATAAAGCCGTGCTCGATGCTGATCTCGGCCCCCATGGCCTGCAGGCCCTTGATGTGCTGGTCGACCGGGCGCGCGCCAATGGCGCAGCCGCCGGGCAACGACACGCGCGCTTCACCAAAACGCGCCACCAGCGGGCCCAGCACCAGGATCGAAGCGCGCATGGTCTTGACCAGCTCGTAGGGAGCCTCGGGCGAGTTGATGTCGGCGCCGTTGAGCGTCACGCGCGTGCCGTCCTGCTCGGCCTTCATGCCCATCTGGCGCAGCAGCTTGAGCGTGGTACCCACGTCCTGCAGCCTGGGAACGTTGTCGAGCGAGATGGTGTCGGCGCTAAGCAGTCCCGCGCACAGGATCGGCAGCGCGGCGTTCTTGGCGCCGGATACGCGGATCTCGCCTCGCAGCGGGCCATTGCCCTGGATCTCGAGTTTGTCCATGTTCTTTCAATTCCGGCCGGCCGCCCGCTGGCGTCCGGCATGTTTCATTACGGTCCGAGGCGGTGCGTCAAGGCGCGCCGCCGCAGCATCTGATACCCGTGGGCCGCCGCGCGAGTGACGCGGGCCCTGATTGTCATGTCCGGCCTGTCGGGCGGCCAGCTTGTTGGTCCGTATTTATTCGTGCGAGTCCGCCTTGTTCCGGCGCTTGGCTTACTGCTTTCCCTCGCCCGCCTGCGCCTGCCATTCGGCCGGCGTCAGCGTCTTCATCGACAGCGCGTGGATCTCGGCGCGCATGCGGTCGCCCAGCGCGGCATAGACCTGCTGGTGCCGCTGGATCAGGCGCTTGCCGTCAAACTGGGCGCTGACGATGGTGGCAAAGAAGTGCTGGCCGTCGCCCTCCACTTCCAGGTGTTCGCAGGGCAGCCCTTGGGCGATGTAGTCACTGACTTGTTGGGGTGTAGGCAGCATGATGGTCTTTTCGCGTTGATTCGCTTGCGGTTCCGGATCTGGCTAGATGGGCTCTTGGCGTTCTGCTCTTGTGGGTAGCGTTCAGTGGCGCAGCTTGTAGCCGCTTTTGAGCAGCTGCAGCGCGACCGTGGCAAGCACCACGAAAGCCGTACCTACGACTGCAAGGCTGAAGGCCGGCGCCACGTCGGAGACGCCAAAGAAGCCATAGCGGAAACCGTCGATCATGTAGAAGAACGGATTGGCGTGCGACACCGCTTGCCAGAAGGGAGGCAGCGAGTGGATCGAATAAAACACGCCTGACAAGAAGGTGGCCGGCATGATCAGGAAGTTCTGGAAGGCCGCGAGCTGGTCGAATTTCTCGGCCCAGATCCCGGCAATCAGCCCCAGCGTGCCAAGGATCGCCGCGCCCAGCACGGCAAACACCAGGATCCACGCGATATTGGCGAAATGCAGGTTGGCGAACCAGGCCGTCACCAGCAGCACGCCCAGGCCTACGGCCAGGCCGCGCACGACGGAAGCCACCACATAGGCACCGAACATTTCCCAGTGCGACAGCGGCGGCAGCATGATGAACACCAGGTTGCCGGTGATCTTGGACTGGATCAGCGACGACGAACTATTGGCGAAGGCATTCTGCAGCACGCTCATCATCACCAGCCCGGGCACAAGGAAGGCCGTGTAGCTGATCTGGTCGTAAACCTTCACGCGGTTCTCCA comes from the Cupriavidus basilensis genome and includes:
- a CDS encoding DUF4870 family protein, translating into MGDVITADDDRLASLRKLTHILYALYAIFWLTGGITALIAIVVGYVKRDDTRGTLYASHFAWQIRSFWWSVAWAILGGVLFATVFLIPLAFAAWGVLSLWMLYRIVKGWLYLNDSKPMYPDQRF
- a CDS encoding phosphoribosyl-ATP diphosphatase, with product MSEQHLSSADVLARLAAVLESRKPENGGDPDKSYVARLFHKGDDAILKKIGEEATETVMAAKDARAAGLGPEAVGKVVYEVADLWFHSMVLLARFGLKPADVVNELARREGLSGLEEKAQRKADGG
- the hisI gene encoding phosphoribosyl-AMP cyclohydrolase, with translation MAKKWLNKVKWDDNGLVPVIVQEVGSNDVLMFAFMNREALQRTAEIGEAVFWSRSRKRLWHKGEESGHVQKVHEMRLDCDEDVVLLKVTQNDGIACHTGRHSCFFQKFEGDAESGDWQTVEPVLKDPSTIYAAKP
- the hisF gene encoding imidazole glycerol phosphate synthase subunit HisF, producing MLAKRIIPCLDVTNGRVVKGVNFVELRDAGDPVEIARRYDEQGADEITFLDITATSDGRDLILHIIEAVASQVFIPLTVGGGVRAVEDVRRLLNAGADKISVNSSAIANPQLVSDATARYGSQCIVVAIDAKRSSAPGEPARWEVFTHGGRKAIGLDAVAWACEMAARGAGELLLTSMDRDGTKSGFDLELTRAVSDAVSVPVIASGGVGGLKDLADGIKLGHADAVLAASIFHYGEHTVGEAKAFMAREGIPVRI
- the hisA gene encoding 1-(5-phosphoribosyl)-5-[(5-phosphoribosylamino)methylideneamino]imidazole-4-carboxamide isomerase; translated protein: MLLIPAIDLKDGQCVRLKQGDMDQATVFSEDPAAMARHWVEQGARRLHLVDLNGAFVGKPRNEAAIKAIIAEVGDEIPIQLGGGIRDLNTIERWLDGGLSYVIIGTAAVKNPGFLKDACTAFGGHIIVGLDAREGKVATDGWSKLTGHEVADLARKYEDYGVEAIIYTDIGRDGMLQGINIDATVKLAQSATIPVIASGGLSNLADIERLCSVQKDGVEGVICGRAIYSGDLNFAEAQALADKLGAEQ
- the hisH gene encoding imidazole glycerol phosphate synthase subunit HisH is translated as MTTIAIVDYGMGNLRSVAQALRAAAPEADVQVVDQPEAIRAADRVVLPGQGAMPDCMGALGASGLQQAVIEAAASKPMLGVCVGEQMLFDFSKESRAQDGSTPCLGLLPGEVIRFELEGMTQPDGSRYKVPQMGWNRVRQARAHPLWAGIPDESWFYFVHSYYVHAQDPAHIAGETDYGVLFTSAVARDNIFATQFHPEKSAAMGLQLYRNFVHWNP
- a CDS encoding YchE family NAAT transporter, whose translation is MDTLKSFISLLALINPIGAIPFFISLTTQQTEEEKRHTIKIASISVATVVGISALLGQQIIEFFNISVASLQVGGGLIMIMMAMNMLNAQTSRTKATPEEEDEAEAKASIAVVPLALPLLTGPGSISTVIVYAGKTQHWYQLLILVGIGIALGAVVYIVFRAADPIARVIGRTGINIGTRLMGLILSALAVEFIVDGLKTLLPVLKS
- the hisB gene encoding imidazoleglycerol-phosphate dehydratase HisB — translated: MRVAEVTRNTSETQIRVSLNLDGTGRQKLASGVPFLDHMLDQIARHGMFDLEVEASGDTHIDDHHTVEDVGIALGQAVAKAIGDKKGITRYGHSYVPLDECLSRVVIDFSGRPGLEFHVPFTRARVGSFDVDLTIEFFRGFVNHAAVTLHIDNLRGINAHHQCETVFKAFGRALRMAVEMDPRAGNTIPSTKGTLVG
- the hisC gene encoding histidinol-phosphate transaminase, with translation MSVVQPSLIERIIRDDVRAMGAYHVPDSHGLVKLDAMENPYQLPDALRAKLAARLAEVALNRYPVPSSEVLRARLKTVMDVPAGMDVLLGNGSDEIISMLSLAAAKPGAKVLAPVPGFVMYAMSAQFAGLEFVGVPLKADFTLDRAAMLAAMAEHQPAIIYLAYPNNPTGNLFDADDMEAIVRAAQGETCQSLVVVDEAYQPFAQDTWMPRLAEFGNLLVMRTVSKLGLAGIRLGYLAGAPAWLSQIDKVRPPYNVNVLTEATALFVLEHVDVLDQQAAQLRAERATVASALAALPGVTVYPSAANFLLVRVDDSARVFDGVLARKVLIKNVGKMHPLLANCLRVTVSTPEENAQFLAAFQAALQD
- the hisD gene encoding histidinol dehydrogenase, with amino-acid sequence MNENSMENLAIRRLDSTEQGFAAELRKVLAFEAGEDDAIDRAVAQILADVKARGDAAVLEYTQRFDRVEASSMAALEISPAKLEAALEELEPKRRAALETAAARVRAYHEKQKIECGSHSWEYTESDGTVLGQKVTPLDRVGIYVPGGKAAYPSSVLMNAIPARVAGVKEVIMVVPTPGGVRNELVLAAAQIAGVDRVFTIGGAQAVGALAYGTGSLPQVDKIVGPGNAYVAAAKRRVFGTVGIDMIAGPSEILVICDGTTDPDWVAMDLFSQAEHDELAQSILLCPDSNYLAQVEESIHRQLDAMPRRDVIRASLSGRGALIRVRDMDEACEIANAIAPEHLEISAENPRHWAEKIRHAGAIFLGRYTSESLGDYCAGPNHVLPTSRTARFSSPLGVYDFQKRSSLIEVSEQGAQMLGQIAAELAYGEGLQAHARSAEYRLRRN
- the hisG gene encoding ATP phosphoribosyltransferase → MSPSPTQLTLALSKGRIFTETMPLLEAAGIHVTEDPETSRKLILPTSDPDVRVIIVRASDVPTYVQYGAADFGVAGKDVLMEHGMAGLYAPIDLNIAKCRMSVATSAGFDYASAVRQGARLAVATKYVQTAREHFAKKGVHVDLIKLYGSMELGPLVGLADAIVDLVSTGGTLRANNLVEVEEIVQISSRLVVNQAALKLKRERLAPILDAFERASAALA
- the murA gene encoding UDP-N-acetylglucosamine 1-carboxyvinyltransferase; this encodes MDKLEIQGNGPLRGEIRVSGAKNAALPILCAGLLSADTISLDNVPRLQDVGTTLKLLRQMGMKAEQDGTRVTLNGADINSPEAPYELVKTMRASILVLGPLVARFGEARVSLPGGCAIGARPVDQHIKGLQAMGAEISIEHGFIHARAKRLKGARVVTDMITVTGTENLLMAATLADGETVLENAAREPEVTDLANLLVKMGARIEGIGTDRLVIQGVDRLHGASHAVIADRIEAGTFLCAAAATLGDVVLRGVSPHILDTVLDKLREAGAAIEAGEDWIRLTMAQRPQSVSFRTSEYPAFPTDMQAQFMALNSVAGGVARITETIFENRFMHVQELSRLGADIAVEGNTAVVTGVPRLSGAKVMATDLRASASLVIAGLVAEGETVIDRIYHLDRGYDRMEDKLSAVGAKIRRIA
- a CDS encoding BolA family protein, whose product is MLPTPQQVSDYIAQGLPCEHLEVEGDGQHFFATIVSAQFDGKRLIQRHQQVYAALGDRMRAEIHALSMKTLTPAEWQAQAGEGKQ
- a CDS encoding ABC transporter permease — encoded protein: MAVGGLVGFRTLLYKEVLRFWKVSFQTVAAPVLTAILYLLIFGHVLENRVKVYDQISYTAFLVPGLVMMSVLQNAFANSSSSLIQSKITGNLVFIMLPPLSHWEMFGAYVVASVVRGLAVGLGVLLVTAWFANLHFANIAWILVFAVLGAAILGTLGLIAGIWAEKFDQLAAFQNFLIMPATFLSGVFYSIHSLPPFWQAVSHANPFFYMIDGFRYGFFGVSDVAPAFSLAVVGTAFVVLATVALQLLKSGYKLRH